One Corynebacterium yudongzhengii DNA window includes the following coding sequences:
- the thiS gene encoding sulfur carrier protein ThiS — protein MHITFNDQPVDYDTPPSLAQVIAEQVGSPEGIAVAVNGTVVSRSSWDERILADGDRLDVLTAVQGG, from the coding sequence ATGCACATCACGTTCAACGACCAGCCCGTCGACTACGACACCCCGCCGTCTCTCGCCCAGGTCATCGCCGAGCAGGTCGGCTCACCGGAGGGCATCGCCGTCGCCGTCAACGGCACAGTGGTCTCCCGCAGCAGCTGGGACGAGCGCATTCTTGCCGACGGCGACCGCCTTGACGTCCTCACCGCCGTCCAGGGAGGCTAG